The following are from one region of the Bradyrhizobium sediminis genome:
- a CDS encoding alkaline phosphatase D family protein, with protein MTFAIRAKHFLTRRQLLVRSASTVALAGMGGLAIPYLSRAADRPRIAGGIASGDVAADSAVIWARADRPARMLVECSTDESFRTIIGVASSEALPDSDFTSKLLIEGLPPGHDIFYRVRFEDITETGIAGEAQTGHFRTAPVERRSISFVWSGDTAGQGWGIDPSRGGMRTYRTMLENRPDFFIHSGDHIYADCPIPSELKMPDGNIWRNIVTEEKSVVAHSLAQFRGNYKYNLLDVNLRAFNAQVPMLAQWDDHEVTNDWSPLGTTDDTGYAEDGTSKLVARAARAFHEFMPIRKVPTQAGRLYRRIGYGPLLDAFLIDMRSYRDSTWNKRDDRSDTCVLGAVQLAWLKRELAASNATWKVIAADLPIGLISEDAIALGDGPPERRENEIADLLSFMKRAGIRNTVWLTADMHYTAAHRYDPNRAVFQDFEPFWEFVSGPLHAGTWAPGQLDNTFGPVAAFQKGCSAEQGENLAPCFGLQFFGRVDIDGRSEVMTVTLKDVDDRDLWSVDIEPRPDARPARTLAQF; from the coding sequence ATGACTTTTGCAATACGCGCGAAACACTTTCTGACCAGACGGCAGTTGCTGGTCCGTTCAGCATCGACGGTCGCGCTGGCGGGGATGGGAGGCCTCGCGATTCCCTATCTGAGCCGCGCCGCGGATCGCCCGCGGATTGCAGGCGGAATTGCATCGGGTGATGTCGCAGCCGATTCCGCTGTCATATGGGCGAGAGCCGATCGGCCGGCGCGCATGCTGGTGGAGTGCTCCACTGATGAAAGTTTCAGGACCATCATTGGCGTCGCATCGTCGGAAGCGTTGCCGGATTCCGACTTTACTTCAAAACTGCTGATCGAGGGCCTGCCGCCCGGGCATGACATCTTCTATCGGGTGCGCTTCGAAGATATCACTGAGACCGGGATCGCGGGCGAAGCGCAGACCGGGCATTTCCGCACGGCGCCCGTTGAGCGCCGCTCGATCTCGTTCGTCTGGTCGGGCGATACCGCGGGCCAGGGCTGGGGCATCGATCCCTCCCGCGGCGGCATGCGGACTTACCGGACCATGCTCGAAAACCGCCCGGACTTCTTCATTCATTCCGGCGATCACATCTACGCCGATTGTCCGATCCCGTCCGAACTGAAAATGCCGGACGGCAACATCTGGCGGAACATCGTCACGGAAGAGAAATCCGTTGTCGCGCACAGCCTCGCGCAGTTTCGCGGCAACTACAAATACAACCTGCTCGATGTGAATTTGCGCGCTTTCAACGCACAGGTGCCGATGCTCGCGCAGTGGGACGATCATGAAGTGACCAATGACTGGTCGCCGCTCGGAACCACCGATGATACCGGATATGCCGAGGACGGCACGTCGAAACTGGTGGCTCGGGCGGCCCGCGCCTTTCACGAATTTATGCCGATCCGCAAGGTGCCGACACAGGCGGGCCGGCTCTATCGCCGGATCGGATACGGGCCGCTGCTCGACGCCTTCCTGATCGACATGCGCAGCTACCGCGATTCGACATGGAACAAGCGCGACGACCGCAGCGACACCTGCGTCCTCGGAGCGGTCCAGCTGGCCTGGCTGAAGCGCGAGCTCGCGGCCTCGAATGCGACCTGGAAGGTCATCGCCGCAGACCTGCCGATCGGGTTGATCAGCGAAGATGCGATTGCACTTGGCGATGGCCCGCCGGAGCGGCGCGAAAACGAAATTGCCGATCTGTTGTCGTTCATGAAGCGCGCCGGCATCAGGAATACGGTGTGGCTGACCGCCGATATGCACTATACGGCCGCGCACCGTTACGATCCGAACCGCGCGGTATTCCAGGATTTCGAGCCGTTCTGGGAATTCGTCTCCGGCCCGCTGCATGCCGGGACCTGGGCGCCCGGCCAGCTGGATAATACATTCGGTCCGGTGGCGGCGTTTCAAAAGGGCTGCAGCGCAGAGCAGGGCGAGAACCTCGCGCCGTGTTTCGGACTGCAGTTCTTCGGCCGCGTCGATATCGACGGCCGGTCGGAGGTCATGACGGTGACCTTGAAGGACGTCGACGATCGGGACCTGTGGTCTGTCGATATCGAGCCGCGGCCGGACGCGCGGCCGGCCCGAACCCTGGCTCAGTTTTGA
- a CDS encoding LysR family transcriptional regulator, translating into MALTSSRVRAVNAVFEAGNFSAAARRLGVSQPSIAQLVRELESEFDVRLFDRHGHSLVATPLCRQLYAATNRIQAMEADAVAILEQREELAGGELRVGLGNSMPGMALISSFKGVYPKIQIRVEIGNWSDIVAAVIDRRVDVAVLPEVPQDRRFRSEVCLSQRVVAICHPGHPLNRCQVSIAELMQYPLVFRTGNSSTQGVVDKAFRAAGLRPEPAIVVNTREGMLEAVANQLGIGFIWEHGSSRIDRIAKVVVTEMDVELPEYIFSLIGAKGKLVELFFHSRSLLP; encoded by the coding sequence ATGGCTTTGACGTCTTCGCGCGTGCGTGCCGTCAATGCGGTCTTTGAAGCCGGTAATTTTTCGGCTGCGGCAAGACGTCTCGGCGTCTCGCAGCCTTCGATCGCGCAGTTGGTTCGCGAACTCGAGTCCGAGTTCGATGTCAGGCTTTTTGATCGGCATGGCCATAGCCTGGTGGCAACCCCGCTTTGCCGTCAGCTCTATGCGGCGACCAACCGAATCCAAGCGATGGAAGCCGATGCGGTCGCGATCCTCGAGCAGCGTGAGGAATTGGCGGGAGGTGAACTGCGCGTCGGGCTCGGTAACTCGATGCCGGGAATGGCGCTCATTTCCTCGTTCAAGGGGGTCTATCCGAAAATCCAGATTCGCGTTGAAATCGGTAACTGGTCGGACATCGTGGCCGCCGTTATCGACCGGCGCGTCGACGTCGCAGTACTCCCCGAAGTACCCCAGGATCGCCGCTTTCGATCGGAGGTTTGCCTCAGCCAGCGGGTCGTCGCGATTTGCCATCCCGGGCATCCGCTAAATCGGTGCCAGGTGTCGATCGCCGAATTGATGCAATACCCTCTGGTGTTCCGCACCGGAAATTCCTCAACCCAAGGCGTCGTAGACAAGGCTTTCCGTGCAGCAGGACTGCGGCCCGAGCCCGCGATCGTCGTCAATACAAGGGAAGGCATGCTGGAGGCGGTGGCGAACCAGCTCGGCATCGGGTTTATCTGGGAGCACGGGTCAAGCCGCATCGATCGGATCGCGAAAGTCGTGGTGACGGAAATGGACGTTGAACTGCCCGAGTATATTTTCTCGCTGATCGGCGCGAAGGGAAAGCTCGTGGAATTGTTCTTTCACTCTCGCAGCCTGCTGCCATAG
- a CDS encoding ABC transporter ATP-binding protein — protein MAKIELREIRKTFDSTEILKGIDLAIEDGEFIALIGPSGCGKSTLLRVIAGLEPQSSGEVRIEGVQVDGIRPSARNLAMVFQSYALYPHLTVFDNIAVPLRMRRHSALARTPLVGRLHPGRARTERSIREEVERVAAQLELSGLLKRKPGQLSGGQRQRVAVGRAIVRQPVGFLFDEPLSNLDAKLRVHMRTELAQLHRQLKATFVYVTHDQAEAMTMSSRIAVMIGGHIVQIGTPAEVYENPQDIRVAEFVGSPKINALPGVVRDDGGLEVLGRPLGLSTPAAAGRCSVCVRPERMELGAGPGAITGTVVHLENLGAEAFVHVRVDRIDLPLLARVSPDRPLPAIGSAIHLGFSASAVRVFDTAGKRIEVAAPVRSGRVREKALG, from the coding sequence ATGGCGAAGATCGAACTTAGAGAAATCCGCAAGACATTCGACTCGACGGAAATTCTGAAGGGCATCGATCTTGCGATCGAGGACGGCGAGTTCATCGCGCTGATCGGTCCCTCCGGCTGCGGCAAGTCGACATTGCTGCGCGTCATCGCCGGTCTGGAGCCCCAGAGCTCCGGTGAGGTACGTATTGAAGGCGTTCAGGTCGACGGTATCAGGCCCAGCGCCCGCAACCTCGCGATGGTGTTTCAGTCCTACGCGCTGTATCCGCACCTGACCGTGTTCGACAATATTGCCGTGCCGCTGCGGATGCGACGCCATTCCGCGCTGGCGCGCACGCCCCTGGTCGGCCGACTCCATCCCGGCCGCGCCCGCACCGAACGCAGCATCCGGGAAGAGGTCGAACGCGTGGCCGCCCAACTCGAACTTTCGGGGCTGCTCAAGCGCAAGCCGGGACAACTGTCCGGCGGCCAGCGGCAGCGTGTCGCCGTGGGCCGCGCCATCGTACGCCAGCCGGTCGGCTTTCTGTTCGACGAGCCGCTGTCGAACCTGGACGCCAAACTCCGGGTGCATATGCGCACGGAGCTCGCGCAACTGCACCGCCAACTGAAGGCCACCTTCGTCTACGTCACCCATGACCAGGCCGAAGCGATGACGATGTCGAGCCGCATCGCGGTCATGATCGGGGGCCACATCGTTCAGATCGGAACGCCGGCCGAAGTCTACGAAAATCCCCAGGATATCCGGGTCGCGGAATTCGTCGGCAGCCCCAAGATCAACGCCCTGCCCGGTGTCGTCCGCGACGACGGCGGCCTGGAGGTACTGGGACGGCCGCTTGGCCTGAGCACCCCGGCCGCGGCGGGCCGCTGCTCGGTCTGCGTGCGCCCGGAGCGCATGGAGCTCGGCGCCGGCCCGGGCGCCATTACCGGCACCGTCGTGCATCTGGAAAACCTCGGCGCGGAGGCATTCGTTCACGTCCGGGTCGATCGCATCGACCTGCCCTTGCTCGCGCGGGTCAGCCCCGACCGGCCGCTGCCGGCGATCGGAAGCGCGATCCACCTCGGCTTTTCCGCCAGCGCCGTCAGGGTATTCGACACCGCCGGCAAGCGCATCGAGGTCGCGGCGCCGGTTCGCAGCGGGCGCGTGCGGGAGAAGGCCCTTGGCTGA
- a CDS encoding carbohydrate ABC transporter permease: MQPRTQGQNRSRPALAMAAPAFVLMCLLLLGPLLGVIALSFTDYQLGSPQFSWIGLANYQEMFADRVFWISLRNTLTYVAIVVPAAVALGLGVALLIESGSSLRAWYRTIYFLPVMATLIAMSIVWEFMLHPQFGLVNGLLHGMGLEGHSWLQDRRTALYALCVIGIWQALGFNMVLFLAGLVSIPKQLYDAAEIDGAHGAWARFRLVTWPMLGPTTVFVLVITGIRSFQVFDTVHVLTKGGPSKSSEVLIHTMYVESFEFFRSGYGAALTVVFLIFVLLLTLVKSTLANRGVHYT; the protein is encoded by the coding sequence ATGCAGCCAAGGACGCAAGGCCAAAACCGCTCGCGGCCTGCGCTGGCGATGGCGGCACCCGCCTTCGTCCTGATGTGCCTGCTGCTGCTCGGGCCGCTGCTCGGCGTCATCGCGCTGTCGTTCACCGACTACCAGCTCGGAAGCCCGCAATTCTCCTGGATCGGCCTCGCGAACTATCAGGAGATGTTTGCCGACAGGGTGTTCTGGATCTCGCTGCGCAACACACTGACCTATGTCGCGATCGTGGTGCCCGCAGCAGTGGCGCTGGGACTCGGCGTGGCGCTCTTGATCGAGAGCGGCAGCAGCTTGAGGGCGTGGTATCGCACCATCTACTTCCTGCCGGTGATGGCAACGCTGATTGCGATGTCGATCGTCTGGGAATTCATGCTGCATCCGCAGTTCGGCCTGGTCAACGGACTGCTGCACGGCATGGGGCTCGAGGGTCACAGCTGGCTGCAGGACCGCCGCACCGCACTCTATGCGCTCTGCGTGATCGGCATCTGGCAGGCGCTCGGATTCAACATGGTGCTGTTTCTCGCCGGCCTGGTGTCGATCCCCAAGCAGCTCTACGACGCCGCCGAAATCGACGGCGCACACGGCGCCTGGGCGCGGTTCCGGCTGGTGACCTGGCCGATGCTGGGACCGACCACGGTGTTCGTTCTGGTTATCACCGGTATCCGTTCGTTTCAGGTGTTCGACACCGTCCATGTCCTGACCAAGGGCGGACCGTCGAAATCATCCGAAGTCCTGATCCACACCATGTATGTCGAGAGCTTCGAGTTCTTCCGTTCGGGCTATGGCGCGGCACTGACCGTGGTATTTCTAATTTTCGTGCTGCTGCTGACGCTGGTCAAGTCGACACTGGCGAACCGCGGAGTACATTACACATGA
- a CDS encoding carbohydrate ABC transporter permease: MTPRRHTVAWSAVRHVLLLCGAAFILLPFLWMISTASKPQTEIFTTNIHFIPHSFALWDNFAVAFGKANLWRFLINGVVVTVSIFTLQVLIALPAAYALAKLRFAGREVLFALVLFCILIPPQATAIPVFLLFHKLGILDSYAALIVPFTISAFGIFLMRQFFKTVPDDLIEAARMDGISEFGIVWRVMLPTAIPALTAFGIFSVVAHWNDYFWPLIVLNSEHLRTPPLGVASFRNEEAGTNYGPLMAAAIVIIAPLVVAFLLAQRRFIEGITLTGIK; the protein is encoded by the coding sequence ATGACGCCGCGCCGCCACACCGTCGCCTGGTCCGCCGTCCGGCATGTACTGCTGCTATGCGGCGCCGCGTTCATCCTGCTGCCGTTCCTCTGGATGATTTCGACGGCGTCGAAGCCGCAGACCGAGATCTTCACCACCAATATCCACTTCATCCCGCACAGCTTCGCGCTATGGGACAATTTCGCCGTGGCCTTCGGCAAGGCCAATCTGTGGCGGTTCCTGATCAACGGCGTCGTGGTCACGGTATCGATCTTCACCCTGCAGGTGCTGATCGCCCTGCCCGCCGCCTATGCGCTGGCCAAGCTGCGGTTCGCCGGCCGTGAAGTGTTGTTCGCACTGGTGCTGTTCTGCATCCTGATTCCGCCCCAGGCGACCGCGATCCCGGTGTTCCTGCTGTTTCACAAGCTCGGAATCCTGGACAGCTATGCGGCGCTGATCGTGCCGTTCACGATCTCGGCGTTCGGGATATTCCTGATGCGGCAATTCTTCAAGACCGTGCCGGACGACCTGATCGAGGCTGCGCGCATGGACGGCATCTCCGAATTCGGCATCGTCTGGCGCGTGATGCTGCCGACCGCGATTCCGGCGCTGACTGCCTTCGGCATCTTCTCGGTGGTCGCACACTGGAACGACTATTTCTGGCCGCTGATCGTGCTCAACAGCGAACACTTGCGCACGCCGCCGCTCGGCGTCGCCAGCTTCCGTAACGAGGAGGCCGGCACCAATTACGGCCCGCTGATGGCGGCCGCCATCGTCATCATCGCGCCGCTGGTCGTCGCGTTCCTGCTTGCCCAACGCCGGTTCATCGAGGGCATCACGCTGACCGGCATCAAATAG
- a CDS encoding ABC transporter substrate-binding protein, which produces MLKRMTAAALAVLAGVAGAHAQSQTEVVLQYPYPELFTETHKKIAEEFAKVRPDIKVTLRAPYESYEDGTQRVLREAVTSQMPDVSFQGLNRIRVLVDKSIPAPLDGYIAAEKDFDKQGFHQAMFDIGTSSGKVYALPFAISLPIVYVNLDLATKAGADPANLPTTWDGIIDLARKIKASAPDVNGITYSWDITGNWLWQAPVFARGGSMLNADETKVAFNGPEGQFAIRTLARLVSDGGMPNLDQPAMRAAFAAGKTGIHVTSTSDLNKVTQMIGDKFKLKTHTFPDVVSPNGRLPAGGNVVMILAKDKAKRDASWEVVKFWTGPKGAAIMAQTTGYMPPNKVTNEVYLKDFYVKNPNNYTAVKQLPLLTKWYAFPGDNGLKITDVIKDHLNTIVSGTRTKEPDAVLADMAADVQKLLPRSVGSAR; this is translated from the coding sequence ATGTTGAAGAGAATGACAGCCGCCGCACTGGCGGTGCTTGCCGGCGTCGCCGGCGCACACGCCCAGAGCCAGACCGAAGTGGTGCTGCAGTATCCCTACCCGGAACTGTTCACCGAGACCCACAAGAAGATCGCGGAAGAGTTCGCCAAGGTCAGGCCGGACATCAAGGTGACGCTGCGCGCACCTTATGAATCCTACGAGGACGGCACCCAGCGCGTGCTGCGCGAGGCCGTCACCAGCCAGATGCCCGACGTCAGCTTCCAGGGCCTCAACCGTATCCGCGTGCTGGTCGACAAGAGCATTCCCGCTCCGCTCGACGGCTACATCGCCGCCGAAAAGGACTTCGACAAGCAGGGCTTCCACCAGGCCATGTTCGACATCGGCACCTCCAGCGGCAAGGTTTACGCGCTGCCGTTCGCGATCTCGCTGCCGATCGTCTATGTCAATCTCGATCTCGCCACGAAGGCCGGCGCCGATCCGGCAAACCTGCCGACGACGTGGGACGGCATCATCGATCTGGCCAGGAAGATCAAGGCCAGCGCGCCCGACGTCAACGGCATCACCTATTCCTGGGACATCACCGGCAACTGGCTGTGGCAGGCGCCGGTGTTCGCCCGCGGCGGCTCGATGCTGAACGCCGATGAGACCAAGGTGGCGTTCAACGGCCCGGAAGGCCAGTTCGCTATCCGGACGCTGGCGCGCCTCGTCAGCGATGGCGGCATGCCCAACCTCGATCAGCCCGCGATGCGCGCGGCGTTCGCCGCCGGCAAGACCGGCATCCACGTCACCTCGACCTCGGACCTGAACAAGGTGACGCAGATGATCGGCGACAAGTTCAAGCTGAAGACGCATACCTTCCCCGACGTCGTGAGCCCGAATGGCCGTCTGCCGGCCGGCGGCAACGTGGTCATGATCCTCGCCAAGGACAAGGCCAAGCGCGACGCGTCGTGGGAGGTGGTAAAATTCTGGACCGGCCCGAAGGGCGCGGCGATCATGGCCCAAACTACCGGTTATATGCCGCCCAACAAGGTCACCAACGAAGTCTATCTGAAGGACTTCTACGTCAAGAACCCGAACAACTACACCGCGGTCAAGCAGCTGCCGCTCCTGACCAAGTGGTACGCATTCCCGGGCGACAACGGCCTGAAGATTACCGACGTCATCAAGGACCACCTCAACACCATCGTGAGCGGCACGCGCACCAAGGAGCCCGATGCCGTGCTCGCTGACATGGCCGCCGACGTGCAGAAACTGCTGCCGCGATCGGTCGGCTCGGCCCGCTGA
- a CDS encoding phosphodiesterase gives MKLIHLSDIHLTAPGSTIGGRDPRHNFERALRHVLADHSDAELMVITGDLSDWGDRADYEWLRSRLDGFPLPVRLCIGNHDNRTDFLGVFPEYAESDGFAQGFQDTAAGRCLFLDTTEPQTHAGRYCPPRQDWLEQRLSEHDGPFLLFMHHNPMPTHLGPMDQIRLLDDAAFRRIVGRHRDKIRHIFFGHCHLPLGGSVAGVPASSLRGTNHASYPLFSEKLMLSASDLPEAYGVAFVGPDYVTVHMVEFGYQGAIRTEGSPDFAMWNRETMQR, from the coding sequence ATGAAGCTCATCCATCTAAGCGACATCCATCTGACCGCCCCCGGAAGCACCATCGGCGGCCGCGACCCCCGCCATAATTTCGAGCGGGCGCTCCGACATGTCCTTGCGGACCACAGCGACGCCGAGCTGATGGTGATAACCGGCGATCTCTCCGACTGGGGCGACCGGGCGGACTACGAGTGGTTGCGAAGCCGGCTGGACGGCTTTCCGCTTCCGGTCCGGCTCTGCATCGGCAATCACGACAACCGCACGGACTTCCTCGGCGTTTTTCCGGAATATGCCGAGTCCGATGGCTTTGCGCAGGGATTTCAAGATACCGCCGCCGGCCGCTGCCTGTTTCTCGATACCACCGAACCCCAAACCCATGCCGGCCGCTATTGCCCGCCGCGGCAGGACTGGCTGGAGCAGCGGCTGTCCGAACATGACGGGCCGTTTCTGCTGTTCATGCATCACAATCCGATGCCGACCCACCTCGGCCCGATGGACCAGATCCGGCTCCTCGACGACGCGGCGTTCCGCCGGATCGTCGGACGGCACCGCGACAAGATCCGGCATATCTTCTTCGGTCATTGCCATCTGCCGCTGGGCGGCTCGGTAGCCGGCGTGCCCGCCAGCTCGCTGCGCGGCACCAACCACGCGAGCTATCCCCTGTTTTCGGAGAAGCTGATGCTGAGCGCGTCCGATCTGCCGGAAGCCTATGGCGTCGCGTTCGTCGGCCCCGACTATGTCACCGTGCACATGGTCGAGTTCGGCTATCAGGGTGCGATCCGGACCGAGGGATCGCCGGATTTTGCAATGTGGAACCGGGAGACCATGCAGCGATGA
- a CDS encoding phosphodiesterase: MKFVILTDTHFVPRGRKLYGLDPAQRLAVAVEKINTTHKDISFVIVSGDLAHWGEQAAYASLAGVLAGLDAPTILMMGNHDKRAAFRAEFPGADRDADGFVQAVHIFDAATVVTLDTLNEDTPDHAGILCEARLHFLAEALGSAPTDRPLLLFQHHPPFDSGLRYMDTIKLANGEAEWDLIARTRKPDHMFMGHLHRPIAGTWRGIPFHIQRALTHQVAFDFETEGHIPGTHEAPDYALVNVDGGNIVIHQCSFLYDGPAFSLHDREAQMSQSPGELAKVTA; this comes from the coding sequence ATGAAATTTGTCATTCTCACCGATACGCATTTCGTGCCGCGCGGCAGGAAACTGTACGGGCTCGATCCGGCACAACGCCTCGCGGTCGCGGTCGAGAAGATCAACACGACCCACAAGGACATTTCCTTCGTCATCGTGTCCGGCGATCTCGCACATTGGGGCGAACAGGCGGCCTATGCCAGTCTCGCCGGCGTGCTCGCAGGGCTCGACGCCCCCACCATCCTGATGATGGGAAACCACGACAAACGCGCTGCTTTCCGGGCCGAGTTTCCGGGCGCCGATCGCGATGCCGACGGCTTCGTGCAGGCCGTGCATATCTTCGACGCCGCGACTGTCGTCACGCTGGATACGCTGAACGAGGATACGCCGGATCATGCCGGTATCTTGTGCGAAGCGCGGCTGCATTTTCTGGCCGAGGCGCTCGGCTCCGCACCTACCGACCGGCCGCTACTGCTGTTCCAGCACCATCCGCCATTCGACAGCGGCCTGCGCTATATGGACACCATCAAGCTCGCCAATGGCGAGGCCGAATGGGACCTCATCGCCCGCACGCGCAAGCCCGACCATATGTTCATGGGCCATCTGCACCGACCGATCGCCGGAACCTGGCGCGGCATACCCTTCCACATCCAGCGTGCACTGACCCATCAGGTCGCGTTTGATTTCGAGACCGAGGGCCACATCCCGGGAACGCATGAGGCGCCGGACTACGCCCTCGTCAACGTGGACGGTGGAAACATCGTCATCCACCAGTGCTCGTTTCTTTACGATGGTCCGGCGTTTTCGCTGCACGACCGCGAGGCGCAGATGTCGCAGTCGCCCGGCGAACTGGCTAAGGTCACTGCCTAG
- a CDS encoding DUF192 domain-containing protein, which translates to MSSDSSVAWRRAGAWLWPLAAALAFCALAGFGAHAASIQPLEIVTKSGVHVFSVEMATTDEEKQTGLMYRRELPDGKGMLFDFSPEQQISMWMKNTYIPLDMIFIRADGRILRIAENTEPESTKIISSGGLAKGVLEVIAGTAQKYGIAPGDKVAHPLFNRR; encoded by the coding sequence ATGAGTTCTGATTCAAGCGTTGCCTGGCGTCGCGCCGGCGCATGGCTCTGGCCTTTGGCCGCGGCGCTCGCGTTTTGCGCTCTGGCCGGTTTCGGCGCCCATGCGGCGAGCATCCAGCCGCTAGAGATCGTCACCAAGAGCGGCGTGCATGTGTTCTCGGTCGAGATGGCGACGACCGACGAGGAGAAGCAAACCGGCCTGATGTACCGCAGGGAATTGCCGGACGGGAAGGGGATGCTGTTCGACTTCTCGCCGGAGCAGCAGATATCGATGTGGATGAAGAACACCTACATCCCGCTCGACATGATCTTCATTCGCGCCGACGGCCGGATCCTGCGCATTGCCGAGAACACCGAGCCGGAATCCACCAAGATCATCTCGTCGGGCGGGCTCGCCAAGGGGGTGCTGGAGGTGATCGCCGGCACGGCGCAAAAATACGGCATCGCGCCCGGCGATAAGGTCGCCCATCCGCTGTTCAATCGGCGCTGA
- a CDS encoding cold-shock protein: protein MGSDGFESKKFGGPASAGTGLDRLGPGEFAANTGRDPAVDALSGLGDAAANLVEISGVIKWFDASKGYGFIVPDNGWPDVLLHVTVLRRDGFQTAYEGARIVCECVQRQKGYQAFRILSMDESTAIHPAQMLPPRTHVSVTPTSGLERAQVKWFNRLRGFGFLTCGEGTPDIFVHMETLRRFGMTELRPGQYVLVRFGPGSKGMMAAEIQPETGSPGLSSH, encoded by the coding sequence ATGGGGTCGGACGGTTTTGAGTCCAAGAAGTTCGGGGGACCGGCGTCAGCCGGGACAGGATTGGATCGTCTTGGGCCTGGCGAGTTTGCAGCCAATACCGGGCGCGACCCGGCGGTGGACGCCCTGTCGGGGCTCGGCGATGCCGCCGCCAATCTGGTCGAAATCTCCGGCGTCATCAAATGGTTCGATGCCTCAAAGGGCTACGGCTTCATCGTGCCCGACAATGGCTGGCCGGATGTGCTTCTGCACGTTACTGTGCTCAGGCGCGACGGCTTTCAGACCGCCTATGAGGGCGCCCGGATCGTCTGCGAATGCGTGCAGCGCCAAAAAGGCTATCAGGCGTTCCGGATTCTCTCGATGGATGAGTCCACCGCGATCCACCCGGCGCAGATGCTGCCGCCGCGGACCCATGTCAGCGTCACCCCGACCAGCGGATTGGAGCGGGCGCAGGTCAAATGGTTCAACCGGCTGCGCGGATTCGGCTTCCTGACCTGCGGCGAGGGTACACCGGACATCTTCGTGCACATGGAAACCCTGCGTCGCTTCGGGATGACCGAGCTGCGCCCCGGCCAGTACGTGCTGGTGCGGTTTGGGCCCGGATCCAAGGGCATGATGGCCGCCGAAATCCAGCCGGAAACCGGCTCGCCCGGGCTCTCTTCCCACTGA
- a CDS encoding SIR2 family NAD-dependent protein deacylase, translating into MIAKDLRSGVEQLGDMIAEASTIVPFTGAGISTECGIPDFRSPGGLWTRNRPIPFDEFVASPDARDEAWRRRFAMEPTFAAARPGRGHRALASLYRAGKIPAIVTQNIDNLHQMSGFADEHVIELHGNTTYARCIGCGKAYDLAWAKLRFEETGGAPDCADCGEPVKTATISFGQAMPEDAMRRATELAQHCDLFIAIGSSLVVWPAAGFPMIAKNCGARLVIINNEPTEQDDIADLVIRHDIGETLGPFVGN; encoded by the coding sequence GTGATCGCCAAGGATCTTCGCAGCGGCGTGGAACAGCTCGGCGACATGATCGCCGAGGCCTCAACCATTGTTCCCTTCACCGGCGCCGGCATTTCCACCGAATGCGGCATTCCGGATTTCCGTTCGCCGGGCGGATTGTGGACCAGAAATCGCCCGATCCCGTTCGACGAATTCGTCGCCAGTCCGGACGCCCGGGACGAGGCGTGGCGGCGGCGCTTTGCGATGGAACCGACCTTTGCCGCGGCAAGACCAGGCCGTGGCCACCGCGCGCTCGCTTCGCTTTACCGGGCCGGCAAGATCCCCGCCATCGTCACCCAGAACATCGATAACCTGCATCAGATGTCCGGCTTCGCCGACGAGCACGTAATCGAACTCCACGGCAATACCACCTATGCCCGCTGCATCGGCTGCGGGAAGGCCTACGACCTGGCGTGGGCGAAGCTGCGCTTCGAGGAGACCGGCGGCGCGCCGGATTGCGCCGATTGCGGCGAGCCGGTCAAGACCGCCACCATCTCCTTCGGGCAGGCGATGCCGGAAGACGCCATGCGGCGCGCCACCGAGCTTGCCCAGCATTGCGACCTGTTCATCGCGATCGGATCGTCGCTGGTGGTGTGGCCGGCTGCCGGCTTTCCGATGATCGCCAAGAACTGCGGCGCCCGGCTGGTGATCATCAACAACGAGCCCACCGAACAGGACGACATTGCCGATCTCGTGATCAGGCACGACATCGGGGAGACGCTGGGGCCATTCGTGGGCAATTGA